A single genomic interval of Eurosta solidaginis isolate ZX-2024a chromosome 3, ASM4086904v1, whole genome shotgun sequence harbors:
- the sprt gene encoding early endosome antigen 1 isoform X2: MSAVETNVINNAQIQSATTGRRRKVSQLGGTLSARSVRSETKELRSALQDREAVIQNLRIQLCLGKLPRPSGPPLDESEKPAAEQKLQRLKAEAENKKIKIKNLKSALEKLDITDNIDIRIRQAELEYALGREELQMLSIVEEARALQARLEKSKPELQTIYNALNSGASLSLHAVNATTGRWAPHNKSDQPGFYVEWALEGDGLYKGDRIIEVNGKIIACRTKEELQKVIGNSGKCQMVVLRKKSAPIPQKQLDQEKENNMRLQHRISYLEEQVRELQTAKEQQQQQQQHQQIQPSTQTPQTHTSAAQIHANSHVTSISISSPPTTPPENKPLIFQRGNYITTLVGGKPIELLGDSSGGNSLSKSSSVSHVTKTLIKENTENDIARHERTPRSCPASHHPCMPPKSLSASKISINSDSAYMQQTHYRRSEKERQARERYERSAIKANVLQHRTNMHARSVEHLNHYNGMDRRRDCSTTTDTNTRLPTDMRSVKSLDFDSDNETKQISDTVSEMRSVRPTPPKKPLRLSLQRAQSLQTVELTPNCDSERKRPMKRAHMKSPGDHEGSILIENCSPLQTSSLGRPRAHI, encoded by the exons ATGTCCGCTGTCGAAACGAATGTCATTAACAACGCGCAAATCCAGAGTGCCACAACAGGACGAAGACGCAAAGTCTCGCAGCTTGGTGGTACACTCTCAGCGCGATCAGTGCGTAGCGAAACAAAGGAATTGCGCTCAGCGCTGCAAGATCGTGAAGCGGTCATACAAAATCTGCGCATACAGCTGTGTTTGGGTAAACTGCCACGCCCATCAGGACCACCACTCGATGAGAGCGAAAAGCCAGCAGCAGAGCAGAAACTACAAAGGCTGAAAGCTGAAGCAGAGAATAAAAAAATCAAGATTAAGAACTTGAAAAGCGCGCTGGAAAAATTGGATATAACAGA TAATATAGACATACGCATAAGACAAGCGGAACTGGAATATGCGCTCGGACGTGAAGAGCTGCAAATGCTATCTATTGTTGAGGAAGCGCGCGCTCTACAGGCGCGCTTAGAGAAATCGAAACCTGAATTGCAAACAATTTATAA TGCTCTCAACTCAGGCGCGTCACTCAGCTTGCATGCGGTAAATGCGACAACCGGTCGCTGGGCGCCACATAACAAGTCCGATCAGCCTGGCTTCTATGTGGAGTGGGCACTGGAGGGCGATGGTTTATATAAAGGTGATCGCATAATTGAAGTCAATGGCAAGATTATTGCTTGTCGCACCAAAGAAGAACTTCAAAAGGTGATCGGTAATTCAGGAAAATGTCAAATGGTCGTATTGCGCAAAAAGTCAGCGCCAATACCGCAAAAGCAATTAGATCAGGAAAAGGAGAATAATATGCGCTTACAGCATCGTATATCCTACCTCGAAGAACAGGTGCGTGAATTGCAGACTGCAAAggaacagcagcagcagcaacaacaacaccaacaaataCAACCATCAACACAGACACCACAAACACATACATCTGCCGCGCAAATACATGCCAATAGTCATGTGACAAGCATTAGCATATCATCGCCACCAACAACGCCGCCAGAAAATAAGCCTCTGATCTTTCAACGTGGCAATTATATAACGACTTTAGTTGGTGGTAAACCAATTGAATTGCTCGGTGATAGCAGTGGTGGAAATTCGTTAAGCAAAAGTAGCTCCGTTTCGCATGTCACTAAAACGCTTATCAAAGAGAATACAGAGAATGATATAGCGCGTCATGAGCGCACACCACGCTCATGCCCAGCTTCACATCATCCTTGCATGCCACCTAAGTCATTGTCTGCTTCCAAGATTTCGATTAACAGTGATTCAGCGTATATGCAACAGACGCACTATCGGCGTAGCGAAAAAGAACGTCAAGCGCGCGAACGCTACGAACGATCAGCGATCAAGGCAAATGTGCTACAACATCGAACCAATATGCATGCGCGCAGTGTTGAGCATTTGAATCACTATAATGG CATGGACCGAAGACGCGATTGCAGCACAACAACGGATACCAATACGCGACTACCCACAGATATGCGCAGCGTTAAATCTCTGGATTTTGATAGTGACAATGAAACAAAGCAGATCAGCGATACCGTCTCAGAGATGCGTTCGGTGCGTCCAACGCCACCAAAGAAACCACTCCGCTTATCACTGCAGCGTGCTCAGAGTCTACAAACTGTTGAGCTAACACCCAACTGCGATTCCGAACGAAAGCGTCCTATGAAACGAGCGCATATGAAATCGCCTGGCGATCATGAGGGTTCAATACTCATTGAGAATTGTAGTCCCCTGCAGACGTCATCGCTGGGTAGACCGCGAGCGCATATATGA
- the sprt gene encoding uncharacterized protein sprt isoform X1 codes for MWFYQCKNSCEHSQLYSLTNMDAGSVVSEPISAQHRAFAKQKSASMTVLNSRSNKYNTHHDNKNVNTKMSAVETNVINNAQIQSATTGRRRKVSQLGGTLSARSVRSETKELRSALQDREAVIQNLRIQLCLGKLPRPSGPPLDESEKPAAEQKLQRLKAEAENKKIKIKNLKSALEKLDITDNIDIRIRQAELEYALGREELQMLSIVEEARALQARLEKSKPELQTIYNALNSGASLSLHAVNATTGRWAPHNKSDQPGFYVEWALEGDGLYKGDRIIEVNGKIIACRTKEELQKVIGNSGKCQMVVLRKKSAPIPQKQLDQEKENNMRLQHRISYLEEQVRELQTAKEQQQQQQQHQQIQPSTQTPQTHTSAAQIHANSHVTSISISSPPTTPPENKPLIFQRGNYITTLVGGKPIELLGDSSGGNSLSKSSSVSHVTKTLIKENTENDIARHERTPRSCPASHHPCMPPKSLSASKISINSDSAYMQQTHYRRSEKERQARERYERSAIKANVLQHRTNMHARSVEHLNHYNGMDRRRDCSTTTDTNTRLPTDMRSVKSLDFDSDNETKQISDTVSEMRSVRPTPPKKPLRLSLQRAQSLQTVELTPNCDSERKRPMKRAHMKSPGDHEGSILIENCSPLQTSSLGRPRAHI; via the exons ACTGTCTTGAACTCCCGCTCCAACAAATACAACACACATCATGATAATAAAAATGTCAATACAAAAATGTCCGCTGTCGAAACGAATGTCATTAACAACGCGCAAATCCAGAGTGCCACAACAGGACGAAGACGCAAAGTCTCGCAGCTTGGTGGTACACTCTCAGCGCGATCAGTGCGTAGCGAAACAAAGGAATTGCGCTCAGCGCTGCAAGATCGTGAAGCGGTCATACAAAATCTGCGCATACAGCTGTGTTTGGGTAAACTGCCACGCCCATCAGGACCACCACTCGATGAGAGCGAAAAGCCAGCAGCAGAGCAGAAACTACAAAGGCTGAAAGCTGAAGCAGAGAATAAAAAAATCAAGATTAAGAACTTGAAAAGCGCGCTGGAAAAATTGGATATAACAGA TAATATAGACATACGCATAAGACAAGCGGAACTGGAATATGCGCTCGGACGTGAAGAGCTGCAAATGCTATCTATTGTTGAGGAAGCGCGCGCTCTACAGGCGCGCTTAGAGAAATCGAAACCTGAATTGCAAACAATTTATAA TGCTCTCAACTCAGGCGCGTCACTCAGCTTGCATGCGGTAAATGCGACAACCGGTCGCTGGGCGCCACATAACAAGTCCGATCAGCCTGGCTTCTATGTGGAGTGGGCACTGGAGGGCGATGGTTTATATAAAGGTGATCGCATAATTGAAGTCAATGGCAAGATTATTGCTTGTCGCACCAAAGAAGAACTTCAAAAGGTGATCGGTAATTCAGGAAAATGTCAAATGGTCGTATTGCGCAAAAAGTCAGCGCCAATACCGCAAAAGCAATTAGATCAGGAAAAGGAGAATAATATGCGCTTACAGCATCGTATATCCTACCTCGAAGAACAGGTGCGTGAATTGCAGACTGCAAAggaacagcagcagcagcaacaacaacaccaacaaataCAACCATCAACACAGACACCACAAACACATACATCTGCCGCGCAAATACATGCCAATAGTCATGTGACAAGCATTAGCATATCATCGCCACCAACAACGCCGCCAGAAAATAAGCCTCTGATCTTTCAACGTGGCAATTATATAACGACTTTAGTTGGTGGTAAACCAATTGAATTGCTCGGTGATAGCAGTGGTGGAAATTCGTTAAGCAAAAGTAGCTCCGTTTCGCATGTCACTAAAACGCTTATCAAAGAGAATACAGAGAATGATATAGCGCGTCATGAGCGCACACCACGCTCATGCCCAGCTTCACATCATCCTTGCATGCCACCTAAGTCATTGTCTGCTTCCAAGATTTCGATTAACAGTGATTCAGCGTATATGCAACAGACGCACTATCGGCGTAGCGAAAAAGAACGTCAAGCGCGCGAACGCTACGAACGATCAGCGATCAAGGCAAATGTGCTACAACATCGAACCAATATGCATGCGCGCAGTGTTGAGCATTTGAATCACTATAATGG CATGGACCGAAGACGCGATTGCAGCACAACAACGGATACCAATACGCGACTACCCACAGATATGCGCAGCGTTAAATCTCTGGATTTTGATAGTGACAATGAAACAAAGCAGATCAGCGATACCGTCTCAGAGATGCGTTCGGTGCGTCCAACGCCACCAAAGAAACCACTCCGCTTATCACTGCAGCGTGCTCAGAGTCTACAAACTGTTGAGCTAACACCCAACTGCGATTCCGAACGAAAGCGTCCTATGAAACGAGCGCATATGAAATCGCCTGGCGATCATGAGGGTTCAATACTCATTGAGAATTGTAGTCCCCTGCAGACGTCATCGCTGGGTAGACCGCGAGCGCATATATGA
- the LOC137244788 gene encoding persulfide dioxygenase ETHE1, mitochondrial encodes MRLSTFRILSAIRQALLQQVENKSASAVLNFQQYRLKHSDLSNKMISPVPFTNDFFFRQLFDEASWTYTYLLADTNTKEAIIIDPVLEKSKRDAYLVKEFGFRLKYAMNTHMHADHITGSGWLKQLLPGSKSVIAKSSGAKADIQLQEGEPIIFGRHRIDTLATPGHTNGCMSYVIHEQGCIFTGDTVLIRGCGRTDFQEGDASHLYDNVHNKIFTLPENFRIYPAHDYKGVMESSVWEEKTYNQRLTKTKAEFIEIMKNLNLPYPKKIDVAVPANRECGVHDIPKE; translated from the exons ATGAGATTATCAACATTTCGTATTCTCTCGGCTATTCGCCAAGCGCTATTGCAACAAGTGGAAAATAAAAGCGCAAGTGCTGTACTAAATTTTCAACAATACCGTCTAAAACACAGTGACTTAAGTAATAAGATGATTTCACCAGTGCCATTTACAAACGATTTTTTCTTTCGTCAg TTGTTTGATGAAGCGAGCTGGACCTACACATATCTCTTGGCTGATACAAATACGAAAGAGGCGATTATTATAGATCCAGTATTGGAAAAGTCGAAACGTGATGCATATCTCGTAAAGGAATTTGGTTTTAGGCTTAAGTATGCTA TGAATACTCACATGCATGCAGACCACATAACTGGCAGTGGTTGGCTTAAACAGCTTTTGCCCGGTAGCAAATCGGTGATTGCTAAATCGAGTGGTGCCAAAGCCGACATTCAGCTACAAGAAGGCGAACCCATAATCTTTGGGCGGCATCGTATCGATACTTTAGCTACACCGGGTCACACCAATGGTTGTATGTCGTATGTAATACATGAACAGGGTTGCATTTTTACAGGCGATACGGTGTTAATACGTGGTTGCGGGCGCACAGATTTTCAAGAAGGTGATGCTAGTCATCTTTACGATAATGTGCataataaaatatttactttGCCCGAAAACTTTCGAATATATCCAGCGCATGATTATAA AGGTGTGATGGAGAGCAGCGTTTGGGAGGAGAAAACTTATAATCAACGCTTGACAAAAACGAAGGCGGAATTTATTGAAATCATGAAGAATTTAAATTTGCCTTATCCtaaaaaaattg ATGTGGCGGTTCCAGCGAATCGTGAATGTGGTGTCCATGATATCCCAAAGGAATAA